In Polaribacter pacificus, the genomic window CTACAGGGATTGCTGTGGGCTCATAAGCCAAACCAATGGTATTGTGCCTCCAAGTTATGTGATCATTTAAACTACCTGGCATTGCCAATCCACTTAAATCACCTTTAATATCCATCATTAATGAAGGAATCCCTTTTAAAGACAATTGTTCTACAATAAGCTGAAGGGTCTTTGTTTTTCCTGTACCGGTAGCACCTGCAATTAAACCGTGCCTATTGAGTGTTTTTAATGGGATTTTAACATGAGCGCCAGTGATACCTTCACCTTCTAGCATTGCTGTCCCTAATGTGATGAAATCTTTTTTAAAAGTGTAGCCTGATTGAATATGCTCACTAAAACTTAACTTTGACATAATTATATCACTCTTTTTAATAAAAAAAGGAGAAATGAATTCTCCTTATAAACATTACAATAAAAATGGCTTGTTTAAAACAAGCCTTTTAAAAATCCTTTTGCTTTATCCTCAATCATATCAGAAATTCCATCAGATCCTAAAATTGACGTTAGGTTTGATGAATCTCCACCAATTTTACTTGATAAAAGATTGGTAATCACTGGTAAGATTATTGTTGCTATAGATGAAGATTTTGATGAATCAAAACCTTTAGAAGTTAGACTAGAAATAAGATTTGAACCCAAGGTCCCTAATAAATTACTAGCTCCTGATGTATTGGTTTTGTCTGAAAACAAATTTACCAAAGTATCCATGCCATTGTTTTTTGCCTCATTGGTTATGGTGGTTTCCATAGCCTCTTTAGACCCTTGCATAGTCTTATCTACCTCTGCTTCACTTAGTCCTAATTTACTCATTAGGGTATTTCCTACTTCTCCTTTTAGAGAATCTAATATAGAATCAAACATCTATTAAACTTCTTCTACTTTAGCATCTGGTGCATTCTTTTTTACAGAAGCAACCCCATTTTCCATAGCAGCATTGTTTGAATACATTTCACTGTTTCCAATCACTTGACCATTAGATGATTTTAAATTGAAATACGGACTTCCGTCTTTTGCTGTACAACGCTCAAACATTGCATCATTCTGTGAGTTTTTTCTAACAGAATCAATACCGTTTTCACATCCTGCTTTTGATGAGTAACCTTGACTCGCTAAAATAACTTGTCCATTTCCCGCTTTTAAGTTAAATCTAAACTTACCTGCTTTGTCTGTTTTAATTTCAAATTTTCCCATTTTTTTTACTTTATATTATTACTGTACATTAATCCTATCAATATAATAAAAAAAAATGTCAAATGAATAAATTTTTTTTTTAAACATATTGACACTCTTTATTTTGCTTATTGACTGAATTTCAACAACTTTAATTAAAAATCTTCATCTCCTTCTTCTATATCGTCATTCAAATCAAAATCATCAGAATCAAATGAATCTTCATCTTCTGCATAATCTTCCATGGTTTGTTCTAATCTAGAACTAATTTTTACCAGATAAATGGTGTCTTCAGTTTTAACCTCAACAGCTTTAATTGTTTCTCCTTTTGCATTTTTAAAAGAAATTACATCACCATAATCATAACCATCGGGGTACTTTTCAACTAACATATCTAAAATATCAGTTGTGAGCTTAGAATAATCTACAATAACGCGTTTCATAATTACATGTTTAAAAGGTAAGCAAAGATTAATGGAGCAACAATTGTTGCATCGCTTTCTATGATAAACTTAGGGGTGTCTATATCTAATTTACCCCAAGTGATTTTCTCATTAGGTACAGCACCTGAGTACGACCCATAACTAGTTGTTGAATCAGAAATTTGACAGAAATAGCTCCAAAAAGGAGTTTCTGGTCTTTCCATATCTTGGTATAACATCGGCACCACACAGATAGGGAAATCTCCAGCGATTCCTCCACCAATCTGGAAGAAACCTATTCCATTTTGTGAATTATCGGTATACCAATCTGCTAAAAAGGTCATATACTCGATACCCGATTTCATGGTACTGGCTTTTAACTCTCCTTTTAAAACATAACTAGCAAAGATGTTCCCCATAGTACTATCTTCCCAACCTGGGCAAATAATAGGAAGGTTTTTTTCTGCTGCAGCGTACATCCAAGAATCTTTTAAATCAATCTCATAATACTCTTCTAACACACCAGAAAGCAACAACTTATACATATACTCATGTGGCAAATAGCGTTCTCCATTTGCTTCGGCATCTTTCCATATTTTAACAATATGTTGTTGAATTCTTCTAAAAGCTTCTTCTTCTGGAATACAGGTATCTGTAACACGATTTAGCCCTTTCTCTAACAAATCCCATTCATCTTGAGGAGTTAGATCACGGTAATTAGGCACACGTTTATAATGTGAATGCGCCACTAAATTCATGATGTCTTCTTCTAAATTTGCTCCTGTACAAGAAACAATTTGAACCTTGTCTTGACGAATCATTTCTGCAAATATCTTTCCTAATTCTGCGGTGCTCATCGCCCCAGCTAAAGATACTAGCATTTTTGATCCTTTATTTAATTGGGCTTCATAGCCTTTTGCCGCATCTACAAGACTCGCGGCGTTGAAATGCAAAAAATATTTCTCAATAAATTCGGTAATTGGTTTACTCATTTTATGATTTATTTTGATGCAATATCTCTAAACAAAACTGTGTTTTATGAAAAGAATACATGCGCTCATTTTTATTTTTAATTAATTTTTTAGTTTATTTTATTTACTAATTAACTGACAGAAAGATAATTAATATA contains:
- a CDS encoding YegP family protein — encoded protein: MGKFEIKTDKAGKFRFNLKAGNGQVILASQGYSSKAGCENGIDSVRKNSQNDAMFERCTAKDGSPYFNLKSSNGQVIGNSEMYSNNAAMENGVASVKKNAPDAKVEEV
- a CDS encoding deoxyhypusine synthase family protein: MSKPITEFIEKYFLHFNAASLVDAAKGYEAQLNKGSKMLVSLAGAMSTAELGKIFAEMIRQDKVQIVSCTGANLEEDIMNLVAHSHYKRVPNYRDLTPQDEWDLLEKGLNRVTDTCIPEEEAFRRIQQHIVKIWKDAEANGERYLPHEYMYKLLLSGVLEEYYEIDLKDSWMYAAAEKNLPIICPGWEDSTMGNIFASYVLKGELKASTMKSGIEYMTFLADWYTDNSQNGIGFFQIGGGIAGDFPICVVPMLYQDMERPETPFWSYFCQISDSTTSYGSYSGAVPNEKITWGKLDIDTPKFIIESDATIVAPLIFAYLLNM